The following coding sequences are from one Pseudonocardia sp. EC080619-01 window:
- the alr gene encoding alanine racemase translates to MPATEPVPGAGAPAPPPGGPRAEAVVDLDAVRHNVAYLSGLAARSGAATMVVVKADGYGHGAAGVARAALSSGAGRLGVATLDEALALRSAGIGAPLLSWLHLPDEDFAAAVAAGVELSVSSREHLTAVLAGARAAGRPVRLHLKADTGLSRNGCPPDEWPGLVDDVAAAAAEGTCEIDAVWSHLARADEPGDPSIDAQAARLRAAASHVRDRGFAPLVHLANSAALMTRPDLHLDLVRPGIAAYGLDPIAQPADSPLRPAMTVRGRVALVKTVAAGEGVSYGHEWTAPGPRTLALVPLGYADGVPRRMNDGRRMRVRIGDAVRPVAGRVCMDQFVVDCGAPGELGVVVGDRVELFGTGDGGGPTAREWADELGTIHYEIVTGIKGRVRRTVLGGGNA, encoded by the coding sequence TTGCCAGCCACCGAACCCGTACCCGGTGCGGGCGCCCCCGCGCCCCCGCCCGGCGGACCCCGGGCCGAGGCCGTGGTCGACCTGGACGCGGTGCGGCACAACGTCGCGTACCTGTCCGGCCTGGCCGCGCGCAGCGGCGCCGCGACGATGGTCGTGGTCAAGGCCGACGGGTACGGCCACGGCGCGGCCGGCGTCGCCCGGGCGGCGCTGTCGTCCGGGGCGGGCCGCCTCGGCGTCGCGACCCTGGACGAGGCCCTCGCGCTGCGCTCCGCCGGGATCGGCGCGCCGCTGCTGTCCTGGCTGCACCTGCCCGACGAGGACTTCGCCGCCGCCGTCGCCGCGGGGGTGGAGCTGTCGGTGTCGTCCCGCGAGCACCTGACCGCGGTGCTGGCCGGTGCCCGCGCGGCCGGGCGGCCGGTCCGGCTGCACCTCAAGGCGGACACCGGGCTGTCCCGCAACGGCTGCCCGCCCGACGAGTGGCCCGGCCTGGTCGACGACGTCGCCGCCGCGGCCGCGGAGGGGACCTGCGAGATCGACGCCGTCTGGTCGCACCTCGCCCGTGCCGACGAGCCCGGCGACCCCAGCATCGACGCGCAGGCCGCGCGGCTGCGGGCCGCCGCCTCGCACGTCCGCGACCGCGGGTTCGCCCCGCTGGTCCACCTCGCGAACTCGGCGGCCCTCATGACCCGCCCCGACCTGCACCTCGACCTGGTGCGCCCGGGGATCGCCGCCTACGGACTGGACCCGATCGCCCAGCCGGCCGACAGCCCGTTGCGCCCGGCGATGACGGTGCGCGGCCGGGTCGCGCTGGTGAAGACCGTCGCCGCCGGCGAGGGCGTCTCCTACGGCCACGAGTGGACCGCGCCCGGTCCGCGGACCCTCGCGCTGGTCCCGCTCGGCTACGCCGACGGCGTCCCGCGGCGGATGAACGACGGCCGCCGGATGCGGGTGCGGATCGGGGATGCGGTCCGCCCGGTCGCCGGGCGGGTGTGCATGGACCAGTTCGTCGTCGACTGCGGTGCACCGGGTGAGCTCGGTGTCGTGGTCGGCGACCGGGTGGAGCTGTTCGGCACCGGCGACGGCGGCGGGCCGACCGCCCGCGAGTGGGCCGACGAGCTGGGCACCATCCACTACGAGATCGTCACCGGCATCAAGGGCCGGGTGCGCCGCACCGTGCTCGGCGGGGGGAACGCATGA
- a CDS encoding alpha/beta fold hydrolase: protein MSRRGWTVAGIAGGLVGAAGAAAGVGVASQRRKIASARRSLATEMAEHGGQEPAGWSGEESSVMADDGVRLACEEVGPADGAEPAVTVVLVHGFALDRRTWQEQREYLALLTGPSVRMVLYDQRSHGRSERAPQESCTIDQLGRDLDAVVRALAPEGPLVLVAHSMGGMTVMALAEQHPELFHDRVAGVALVSTSAGEMASSGLPGTFLSRRNPVIRTLGGLAAWQPNLVETGRRALGDIIWAITKRFAYGDRAVDPRMVDLVDTMIDSNAVGALTDFVDTLGTHDRLAALPGLSDAEVLVLAGDADRIIPYRHSEVIAEAIPTARLVRLHGVGHMPMLEQPDAVDDELGNLIERSLERSRGDRFRLTRPPHRSMRPRRAAATDEPAAGETTADGATADAADGPGRTAPSGARGTGRRRGGVLRGTGRGTGRGTGRSRGGKAGPGSRKDRS from the coding sequence ATGAGCCGCAGGGGTTGGACGGTCGCCGGGATCGCCGGTGGCCTGGTCGGTGCGGCGGGTGCCGCCGCGGGCGTCGGCGTCGCCTCGCAGCGCCGGAAGATCGCGTCGGCGCGGCGCAGCCTGGCCACCGAGATGGCCGAGCACGGCGGGCAGGAGCCTGCCGGCTGGTCCGGCGAGGAGAGCTCGGTGATGGCCGACGACGGCGTCCGGCTCGCCTGCGAGGAGGTCGGGCCGGCCGACGGCGCCGAGCCGGCGGTCACCGTCGTCCTGGTGCACGGGTTCGCGCTGGACCGGCGGACCTGGCAGGAGCAGCGCGAGTACCTGGCGCTGCTGACGGGGCCGTCGGTCCGGATGGTGCTCTACGACCAGCGCAGCCACGGCCGCTCCGAGCGGGCGCCGCAGGAGAGCTGCACGATCGACCAGCTCGGGCGCGATCTCGACGCGGTGGTCCGCGCGCTCGCCCCGGAGGGGCCGCTGGTGCTGGTCGCGCACTCGATGGGCGGCATGACGGTGATGGCGCTCGCCGAGCAGCACCCGGAGCTGTTCCACGACCGCGTCGCGGGGGTCGCGCTGGTGTCGACCTCGGCCGGGGAGATGGCGTCGTCCGGGCTGCCGGGCACGTTCCTGTCCCGCCGCAACCCGGTGATCCGCACGCTCGGTGGCCTGGCCGCGTGGCAGCCGAACCTGGTCGAGACCGGGCGGCGCGCGCTCGGCGACATCATCTGGGCGATCACCAAGCGGTTCGCCTACGGCGACCGGGCGGTGGACCCGCGGATGGTCGACCTGGTCGACACCATGATCGACTCGAACGCGGTGGGGGCGCTGACCGACTTCGTCGACACCCTCGGCACGCACGACCGGCTGGCCGCGCTGCCCGGGCTGTCCGACGCCGAGGTGCTGGTCCTCGCCGGCGACGCCGACCGGATCATCCCGTACCGGCACTCCGAGGTGATCGCCGAGGCGATCCCGACCGCGCGGCTGGTGCGGCTGCACGGCGTCGGCCACATGCCGATGCTGGAGCAGCCCGACGCCGTCGACGACGAGCTCGGGAACCTGATCGAGCGCAGCCTGGAGCGGTCCCGCGGCGACCGGTTCCGGCTCACCCGCCCGCCGCACCGCTCGATGCGCCCGCGCCGTGCGGCCGCCACCGACGAGCCCGCCGCCGGCGAGACCACGGCGGACGGGGCCACGGCGGACGCGGCCGACGGCCCGGGCCGGACGGCGCCGAGCGGCGCACGGGGCACCGGCCGCCGGCGCGGAGGCGTGCTGCGGGGAACGGGCCGGGGGACCGGACGCGGCACGGGCCGCTCCCGTGGCGGGAAGGCCGGCCCGGGGTCGCGCAAGGACCGGTCGTGA
- the tsaE gene encoding tRNA (adenosine(37)-N6)-threonylcarbamoyltransferase complex ATPase subunit type 1 TsaE, with the protein MIPPAGAGPLRRELPTVADTEAFGEELGRELAAGDLLLLAGPLGAGKTALVRGLARGLGVTGSVASPTFVIAREHPSSGGGPALVHVDAYRLGGPDGNVDVAAELDDLDLDTELGRAVVAVEWGVGLAERLAGDDERGAVEVVLERRDDETRVATLRRTARP; encoded by the coding sequence GTGATCCCGCCCGCGGGGGCCGGGCCGCTGCGCCGTGAGCTGCCCACCGTCGCCGACACGGAGGCGTTCGGCGAGGAACTCGGCCGCGAGCTCGCCGCGGGGGACCTGCTGCTGCTCGCCGGGCCGCTGGGGGCGGGGAAGACCGCGCTCGTCCGCGGGCTCGCCCGGGGGCTCGGCGTGACCGGCTCCGTCGCGTCGCCGACGTTCGTGATCGCGCGCGAGCACCCCTCGTCGGGCGGCGGGCCGGCGCTGGTGCACGTCGACGCCTACCGGCTCGGCGGCCCCGACGGGAACGTCGACGTCGCCGCCGAGCTCGACGACCTCGATCTCGACACCGAGCTGGGCCGGGCCGTCGTCGCCGTCGAGTGGGGTGTCGGTCTCGCGGAACGCCTCGCCGGTGACGACGAGCGCGGGGCCGTCGAGGTCGTGCTGGAGCGCCGCGACGACGAGACCCGGGTCGCCACGCTGCGCCGCACGGCACGACCGTAG
- the tsaB gene encoding tRNA (adenosine(37)-N6)-threonylcarbamoyltransferase complex dimerization subunit type 1 TsaB, whose amino-acid sequence MLVLALDTATTVVTAGLVALPADGPPETLAARAHDGRKHGELLVPAVRALCAEAGRELSGIGAVVVGAGPGPFTGLRVGIVSAAALGHALDVPVHGVCSHDALALTAAGIAEPGAPDPRTGPDNLLVVTDARRREVYWAAYDPAARRLTGPAVEPPAELAERLPGLAVGTVVGDPSFADRLGVEVTGPSAPSPAALVGVAAAALRAGRTPVPVEPLYLRRPDAVEPTGRKRVTA is encoded by the coding sequence GTGCTGGTACTGGCCCTGGACACCGCGACGACGGTCGTGACCGCCGGGCTCGTCGCGCTGCCCGCCGACGGCCCTCCCGAGACCCTCGCCGCCCGCGCCCACGACGGGCGCAAGCACGGTGAGCTGCTCGTGCCCGCCGTCCGCGCGCTCTGCGCCGAGGCAGGGCGGGAGCTGTCCGGGATCGGCGCCGTCGTCGTCGGGGCGGGGCCGGGGCCCTTCACCGGGCTGCGCGTCGGGATCGTCTCGGCCGCCGCGCTCGGGCACGCACTCGACGTCCCGGTGCACGGGGTCTGCTCGCACGACGCGCTCGCCCTGACCGCGGCCGGGATCGCCGAGCCGGGCGCCCCGGACCCGCGGACGGGACCGGACAACCTGCTGGTCGTGACCGACGCGCGTCGCCGCGAGGTGTACTGGGCCGCGTACGACCCGGCCGCGCGGCGGCTCACCGGACCGGCCGTCGAGCCACCCGCCGAGCTGGCCGAACGGCTCCCCGGGCTGGCCGTCGGCACCGTCGTCGGCGACCCGTCGTTCGCCGACCGGCTCGGCGTGGAGGTCACCGGGCCGTCCGCGCCGTCGCCGGCGGCACTCGTCGGCGTGGCCGCGGCCGCGCTGCGGGCCGGGCGCACCCCGGTGCCGGTCGAGCCCCTCTACCTGCGCCGCCCCGACGCCGTCGAGCCGACCGGGCGCAAGCGCGTCACCGCATGA
- the rimI gene encoding ribosomal protein S18-alanine N-acetyltransferase → MTATVTVGPLYRADAERCAELEDLLFPGDDPWSAQAFREAVTSGQLYLAARVDGRLVGYAGLAVVAGPPQAEAEVHTIGVDPGWQRHGIGRALLARLLEAADELGATVFLEVRTDNEPARTLYEAHGFGIVGLRKRYYRPSGADAHTMRRDPAGTAGT, encoded by the coding sequence ATGACCGCCACCGTCACCGTCGGCCCGCTCTACCGGGCGGACGCCGAGCGCTGCGCGGAGCTGGAGGACCTGCTGTTCCCCGGGGACGACCCGTGGAGCGCGCAGGCGTTCCGCGAGGCCGTCACGTCCGGGCAGCTCTACCTCGCCGCCCGGGTGGACGGCCGGCTCGTCGGGTACGCGGGGCTCGCCGTCGTCGCGGGGCCGCCGCAGGCCGAGGCCGAGGTGCACACCATCGGCGTCGACCCGGGCTGGCAGCGGCACGGGATCGGGCGGGCGCTGCTCGCGCGGCTGCTCGAGGCGGCCGACGAGCTCGGCGCGACCGTGTTCCTCGAGGTCCGGACCGACAACGAGCCGGCCCGCACGCTGTACGAGGCCCACGGCTTCGGGATCGTCGGGCTGCGGAAGCGGTACTACCGGCCGTCCGGGGCCGACGCGCACACGATGCGGCGCGACCCGGCGGGCACGGCCGGCACCTGA
- a CDS encoding aspartate aminotransferase family protein translates to MSAFWHPFAAMHSVRDAKVTITRGDDVWVHDDAGNRYLDGTASLWYANVGHGRREIVDAVTEQLGRLEAYSTFTDFSNEPAERLADEIAARAPLDGGKVFFTSGGGDSIETAAKLAREYFAAVGEPERTVLLHREHSYHGTHGLGTALAGIPGNRTGGPFVPDVVRTPWDDAAGLEKTIVDLGPERVAAFFCEPVIGAGGVLPPPEGYVEAAAEICRRHGVLFVADAVICGFGRLGDWFGVERFGVRPDIAVFAKGVTSGYQPLGGIVASERIAAPFWDEPGRVFRHGQTYAGHPTACAAGSATIALLERDGLLARADALEPQLLERLQGLTDHPLVDHARGGVGVLGGLGFDPERLAGAPDLPQRVFRATRERGVLIRPMVSALGFSPPLTATPEHLDLLAEATRAGLDAVAAGL, encoded by the coding sequence TTGTCCGCGTTCTGGCACCCGTTCGCCGCCATGCACTCCGTCCGCGACGCCAAGGTGACGATCACCCGCGGCGACGACGTCTGGGTCCACGACGACGCGGGGAACCGCTACCTCGACGGCACCGCGAGCCTCTGGTACGCCAACGTCGGACACGGCCGCCGCGAGATCGTGGACGCCGTCACCGAGCAGCTCGGGCGGCTGGAGGCGTACTCCACCTTCACCGACTTCTCCAACGAGCCCGCCGAGCGGCTCGCCGACGAGATCGCCGCCCGCGCCCCGCTCGACGGCGGCAAGGTGTTCTTCACCAGTGGCGGCGGCGACTCCATCGAGACCGCGGCGAAGCTGGCCCGCGAGTACTTCGCGGCCGTCGGGGAGCCGGAACGCACGGTGCTGCTGCACCGCGAGCACAGCTACCACGGCACGCACGGCCTGGGCACCGCACTGGCCGGGATCCCGGGGAACCGGACCGGTGGGCCCTTCGTGCCGGACGTCGTCCGGACCCCGTGGGACGACGCCGCCGGGCTGGAGAAGACGATCGTCGACCTCGGCCCGGAGCGGGTCGCGGCCTTCTTCTGCGAGCCGGTGATCGGCGCGGGCGGCGTGCTGCCGCCGCCGGAGGGCTACGTGGAGGCGGCCGCCGAGATCTGCCGCCGGCACGGCGTGCTGTTCGTCGCCGACGCCGTGATCTGCGGGTTCGGCAGGCTCGGCGACTGGTTCGGCGTCGAGCGGTTCGGGGTGCGCCCGGACATCGCGGTCTTCGCGAAGGGCGTCACGTCCGGCTACCAGCCACTGGGCGGGATCGTCGCCTCCGAGCGGATCGCCGCCCCGTTCTGGGACGAGCCCGGCCGGGTGTTCCGGCACGGCCAGACCTACGCGGGTCATCCCACGGCGTGCGCGGCCGGGTCGGCGACGATCGCGCTGCTGGAGCGGGACGGCCTGCTGGCCCGGGCCGACGCCCTGGAGCCGCAGCTGCTGGAACGCCTGCAGGGACTCACCGACCACCCGCTGGTCGACCACGCCCGCGGCGGCGTCGGCGTGCTCGGCGGGCTCGGCTTCGACCCGGAGCGGCTGGCCGGTGCGCCGGACCTGCCCCAGCGGGTGTTCCGCGCGACCCGGGAGCGGGGCGTGCTGATCCGCCCGATGGTGTCGGCGCTGGGGTTCTCGCCGCCGCTCACCGCGACCCCGGAACACCTGGACCTGCTGGCCGAGGCCACCCGGGCCGGGCTGGACGCGGTGGCGGCCGGGCTCTGA